One Pseudorhodoplanes sinuspersici DNA segment encodes these proteins:
- a CDS encoding ABC transporter ATP-binding protein, translating to MPSAEAAISLDRVVKIYKGGMAVNGISFSIETGSVTALLGGNGAGKTTTIAMIMGLVTPTSGRVHVLGEEVPKCRHRVLHRMNFESPYVDMPMRLTVRQNLTVFGKLYGVPDVPQRVHELGTQFDLKDFLDRPTGKLSAGQKTRVSLAKALLNHPEILLLDEPTASLDPDTADWVRAEIERYRVERGATILLASHNMGEVERLCDRVIMMKRGEIVDDEAPEKLLARYGRETLEDVFLDIARGRRHVQDVTQ from the coding sequence ATGCCGTCTGCTGAAGCTGCCATTTCACTTGATCGCGTCGTCAAGATTTACAAGGGCGGCATGGCGGTCAACGGCATTTCCTTTTCGATCGAAACAGGTTCAGTGACCGCCTTGCTTGGCGGCAATGGTGCAGGAAAGACCACAACCATTGCGATGATCATGGGGCTTGTGACGCCGACCTCTGGCCGCGTTCACGTTCTCGGCGAAGAGGTGCCCAAGTGTCGTCATCGCGTGCTGCACCGGATGAATTTCGAAAGTCCCTATGTCGATATGCCGATGCGGCTGACCGTGCGGCAAAATCTTACTGTGTTCGGCAAGCTTTATGGCGTGCCGGATGTGCCGCAGCGCGTCCACGAACTTGGTACGCAATTCGATCTAAAGGATTTCCTCGATCGTCCGACCGGCAAGTTGTCGGCCGGACAGAAGACGCGCGTCTCGCTCGCCAAGGCGCTGCTCAATCATCCGGAAATTCTGCTGCTCGACGAGCCGACCGCCTCGCTCGATCCGGATACGGCCGATTGGGTGCGCGCCGAAATTGAACGCTATCGCGTCGAGCGCGGCGCGACCATTCTTCTCGCCTCGCACAACATGGGCGAGGTCGAGCGTCTGTGCGATCGCGTCATCATGATGAAGCGCGGCGAGATCGTCGACGACGAAGCGCCCGAAAAGCTGCTCGCACGTTATGGTCGCGAGACGCTCGAAGATGTGTTCCTCGATATCGCGCGCGGCCGCCGGCATGTGCAGGATGTTACGCAATGA